From Corynebacterium sp. BD556, the proteins below share one genomic window:
- a CDS encoding glutamate-5-semialdehyde dehydrogenase yields the protein MDTEQLSTQRSAERDDVVTKATAAKKVAPILATLPTSTKNAVLFSAADALVERSETILAANAADIAAGRAAGMEAALIDRLALDRGRIEDMAGGLRQIAGLHDPVGEVLQGRTMDNGIQMRQVRVPLGVMGMVYEARPNVTVDAFGLALKSGNVALLRGSKSARHSNEALVAVLQDVVAKHGLPREVVQLLACETHESVQDLITARGLVDVVIPRGGARLIEAVVTGATVPTIETGTGNCHFYIDAQAELDSAIEMLLNGKTRRCSVCNATETALLDAALAPADKLRVVRALQDAGVRVHGDVDKLGAFGATDVVAATEADWAEEYLSLDIAVAEVDGVEGAIRHIARWSSGHTEAIASQDARALQRFAAAVDSAAVMLNASTAFTDGQQYGFGAEIGISTQKLHARGPMALPELTSTKWILQGSGQTRS from the coding sequence CGACTTTACCCACCTCAACAAAAAACGCGGTGCTTTTCTCCGCTGCCGACGCCCTCGTTGAACGCAGCGAGACGATTTTGGCTGCCAACGCCGCAGATATTGCTGCGGGCCGCGCTGCGGGTATGGAGGCGGCTTTGATTGACCGTCTTGCGCTTGACCGGGGCCGCATTGAGGACATGGCTGGTGGCTTGCGCCAAATTGCCGGTCTGCACGACCCCGTGGGCGAGGTGTTGCAGGGCCGCACCATGGACAACGGCATCCAGATGCGTCAGGTGCGCGTGCCGTTAGGCGTGATGGGCATGGTCTACGAGGCGCGTCCGAACGTCACCGTGGACGCTTTCGGTTTGGCGTTGAAGTCCGGCAATGTGGCATTGTTGCGTGGCTCGAAGTCCGCCCGCCACTCCAATGAGGCGTTGGTGGCGGTGCTGCAAGATGTTGTCGCCAAGCACGGCCTGCCGCGCGAGGTGGTGCAGCTTTTAGCGTGCGAAACACATGAATCGGTGCAAGATTTGATCACCGCGCGAGGCCTAGTTGATGTGGTCATTCCGCGCGGCGGGGCACGGTTGATTGAGGCAGTTGTCACCGGCGCGACCGTTCCCACCATCGAAACTGGCACCGGCAATTGCCACTTCTACATTGATGCGCAAGCCGAGTTGGATTCGGCGATAGAGATGCTTCTTAACGGCAAAACGCGGCGTTGCTCGGTGTGCAACGCGACGGAGACAGCACTTCTTGATGCCGCGCTGGCCCCCGCAGACAAATTGCGCGTCGTGCGTGCCCTGCAGGATGCGGGGGTGAGGGTGCATGGCGACGTCGACAAGCTTGGTGCCTTCGGCGCCACCGATGTTGTGGCTGCAACTGAGGCAGATTGGGCCGAGGAGTACCTCTCGCTCGACATCGCCGTGGCTGAGGTTGATGGTGTCGAAGGCGCCATCAGGCACATCGCGCGGTGGTCATCGGGCCACACCGAGGCGATCGCCTCCCAGGATGCGAGGGCGCTGCAGCGCTTCGCCGCCGCCGTCGACTCCGCCGCCGTCATGCTCAACGCCTCAACCGCATTCACCGACGGGCAGCAGTACGGTTTCGGCGCGGAAATTGGCATCTCCACCCAGAAGCTACATGCCCGCGGCCCCATGGCGCTGCCGGAGCTGACCAGCACAAAGTGGATTCTGCAGGGCTCAGGGCAGACGCGATCCTGA